TATGCATCCTATATGActtgtgtatgtgagtgtgtgcatacGTTATGTGTTTGACTGAGTCTGTCACTCAGTGTTGTTGACACTGTAGGGTGGTGGAGGGTCCAGACTGTGATCAGAAGAGGGAGTTAAGGTTCCTGGGAGTCCAGAGGAGGGAGTCGGAGAGGCTGGAGGATCTTCTGAGTCAGAATTCTCCAGCGAGAAGTCATCAACCAACGCTCTGCGTCCACGCAATGCCAGGGGCAATGGAACACGCCTGGATAAGATAGATACAGTTACTCTGCTGTCCTATGTCCTGCTGTGAGTCAAATGAGCACAATATGAAATAAACACCCCACTTtggacagtgtttttcttttctttttttctttttttttttttttagaaaactgCTTTCAAACTGCTATTTTGTTTCTGAAAATGCAGTCTAccaactttattttcataattctTTCACCATTCTCCAGTATCTTTAATACGGCCATAAACAAATGCTTCTGAAATGATTTAATACGTTTATCTATGAATTATGTTTTAAGTTATCCTGTGTAGAGGACTATGTACCAGTATGTTTATTGCCTTAGCACTTTGACTTTACTCtaagttttaattaaattaaacaagatGTCAATCTGTGAACTTTAGAGTTGCTCGATTTTGTTACCTTTGGACTGGACCAGGCTGTTACTGCTATGCTAAGTTAACCAGCCTTTGTTTGTGGCTTcatatttacagtacagtacagacaGAGTGGTATCAACCTGAAACATGACTGTAACCAAGACAGACAAATTAGCATATTTcccaaaacatacaaaaagttaaataataacagattaacacacaacacataatgttacaaaaaaataaaaataaacagaaaaaaacacacatgatgaCCTACTTATCTGGTCTCCATTCAGGGATGCTGAGTGTTGGTGTGACgcagacagatggacagtgaGTCAAAGTTAGATGGACATAAACGGATACAACAAaagaacaaagcaaaacaaaccatATCATGTTAATGAGgagttaaaaaaagggaaaataaaaaaacacaaatgatgtcaaacacaaatgtacatgcacacactaacaaacacacacacacacacatatggttACCTGAGCTGGTTGCGCAGGGAGCTGATCTCTCGCATCATGGTCTGACTGTTGTCAGTGAtctcctccagctctctctgCAGCTTCCTCTTCTGGGCATTGGAACGCGAATTCTCCTCTTCCACTTCCTCCAGCTGCCTCTTCAGTTGCTTCAGTCGAACCATCGACTTATCCAGCTGGAGAGGAggggacagagaagagagatggggagaggtggaggagaagaggtgCAATAAGTGtgttgcagaaaaaaaaaaagaaacacaagaagGCAGAAAAGTCAAAGTGTATACAAAGGGAGATTAGTCTGGGAACAGGACTGATGGGGATCAGGAATCAGATTAAATCTGGCAGACAATCACAGATGAGGTTTTGGAAGGAAAGTCACTGTCTCGCTCTGGTTGAgggatttattttttcagaCCTGAATATGCTCTACCTTCCCTATAATACACAGATGCCAGAGCAGGATTAGGATTAAGTTGGATTCAGTTGGATGAGTCACTCATTTAGGATGATTTTTTTCAGCACTCTCTGTGCCCTGGGGCACAATTACAGCGGAGACAGTTGCTGATGTAGCCCCTATTAAATGGTTAGTTCATGCTTATACTGCATAAGTGCTATACATCAGCTCACTTTAGGCTGATGTCCAGTTAATGTTAATTTTCTTACCTGTTCTCTGTACTGGTCTGCATGTCTCCTCTCGTCCTCTGCCTGCATCATCACCTCTTTcagtttcttctctgtttttcgTACCAGTTTGTTGGCAATGGCTCGTTCCCTTAAAGATGCAAAGAGCCACAATAAGCAACCTGTTGCATCGAGCAATTATTACAATACAACTGCAATAAAACAATTGTCAGTTCTTTTGACAGCTCCtactaataaatgaaaaaaaatctgctttacAGTTTATTGTGGAAACATATTCCATGTCTCTGTCATTATCATGAAACCAATTTATATTTATGGTTATTGTGGGGTTTGAATGGGAAGTCCTTTTTATCACCTATACAGTGATAAAAAGGACATGGGACTTGGGCTCACTCTACataatattttatctttatGTATTTGTGAGGATGCAGGGAGGTAATAAGTATTAACTGTCAAATTGACTTGGtacattcattcagtcatgtAATTCAACATAAAGAAAACCATTATGTGTAAAATGATGTATCAAAATTATTccttattttttcttcattgcactttttatttactgtatgttttaaaatttaaaatatccCTCTGTGTAGTTTGTAtgtttctctcactgtctctcctgCTCCAGTTGCTCCTCCATTGACTCGATCTTGGCCTCCAAGGCGGCGACACTGAGCCTGTGTTTGCCCCTCActgctccctccatctctcccagCCGCGCCTTCAGCTCCTTGTTCTGCTTCTCCAGGTGGTCCCGAGCTGCCTCCGCCTTTTGCGCCAAAGTCCTCTCCCCCTGCAGCTGCACGGTCAGCGTCTCCACCTGGAGCCAGATGAGAAAGGAACGATGACGTGTGATTGCGTGGGTGTATGTGAAtacagaggaaacagagaatggtgacactctgtgtgtgtgataagtGTGAGTGTAGTTTTATCCACAGCACCTGTAGAGTCATCTTCCTTTGTCTCTCTGCCAGCAGTTCAGAGTtcgtctgctcctcctccagctcctcttcCAGCTGACTGACTCGAGCGTCTAACCTCCGCTTCTCTTCACTCATTGCAGTTCTGACCAAACATACAATTCTAGTTACAGCAACTCGAGCACCAACAcactaaatgacacaaaatatCAGCAGTAGAGAGATACTAACTTTCCAGTACTGCTGTTGACCATCTCGTCAGCCAACTCGTCTCTTTCCTGCTGAGCCTGCCTCTTCTGTCTCTCCGATACTGCCAGCTCCTACACAGAATAATTGATGCAGACAGCAACATGTGTTTAATAAACAAATCTAACAATACTGTATTATGACATGATGTCTCTATTGACATGGCCCAgcatggcacacacacacgcatgtgcgTACACACACCTCTGTGAGTTGAAGGACTTCTGCCTCCAGAGACTGGATTTTCTTATCGCTGTCTTTGGATTGGGAGACCACCTCCTCCCGAGTTAACTTGGACTCATCGAGCTCGCGAAGAACTTCCTTCATTTGACCCTGTGatacattaaatgttaaaaatgttatatatgttgaatattaaaaaagatGCCACACTGACgagtagaaaaaataaatgcttaTTTGTTTTACCTGCAGCCTTCGTAGCTGCTTCATAGCCTCCTCTTTGCCACGGCTGGACGTGTCCACCTGGGCCTGGGcttcctccagctctgcctccaGCTGCTTCCTGGAGGACACAGCCTGAGACCGCtgactcttctcctcctccagctggatCTCCAACTCCCTCACCTAATATACAATGAAGGACAAACATTTTTGAAGTAATTTGGAgaaaggagcagcagcagcatcttctATATTTTGCTTTCTCTTTCCCCTCTCGACCTGTTTGCTGAGtgccctcctcttctcctctcccttcTCCTCGCTGTTGCCGATCTCCCTCTCAAACTGGGCTTTGAGTGCCTGTAGGGTGACCTCCAGCCTCAGCCTGGAGTTCTCTGCCTCCCCCAGTTCCTCATCAAGCTCCTGTGTCTGAACTCTCAGGCTCTGCACCTCTGTTTCCAATGACCGCCGAGTCCGCTCCAACTCATGAACCTAGTCCAAAAAAAGATAAGAGTGGGTAAATACCTGAGGACGGTgacataaaataatcaaataaaacgGAGTCCCAAAAGGAAAATACTTACATTCTTGCCGACATCATCCTGCTGGTTCACAAGTTGCTCCATTTCTGCACGTAGTTGTTTGTTTGCCCTCTCTAGCTCTTCCTTCTGATCCTGGACCTCCTacatacagaaacacagaagaTTTATCTCCGCAATCACAGACACATAACACACTTTCTTCTATCTCTTGAATAGTTTACCTGCAGGGCCCGGGACAGCGCCAGATGTCTTGTCTCCTTCTCTCGGTTGTCAGCTTCTGCTCTGTCCTTCTCTTCTGCCAGCCGAGCACTCACTGACTTCTCCTCTGCCAAACACTGAAGGACAAAGTGAAGGAGGTAAAGTTAGAGGTCAAAGAGAAACATTTCAAGAATATCAACTCAGTTAGATTTttgcagcaaacaaacaagtttCTAACCTGGTCAAACTTCTTCTGCCTCTTCTCCAGGGCCATGCAGTTCTGCCTCTCCCTCTGCAAGGCCAGTGTCATGTCCTCTATTTCCTCCCTCAGACGTTCCCTCTGCCTCTCCACTcgctccttctcttcctctttctgttgCTCCCTCTGGATGGCACTGTCCAGTTCTCTCTGAAGTTTCCTGCGCATCTCTTCACCAGCTTCCACTGCGGTGGTCACCTCCTCCGACTGCTTACGAACCTCAGACAGCTGCAAAAGGGAGCAGAGTGGATTGAtatttgtgtgtacacacctactgtatgtgttttatgtgtttttgtgatttagCATGGGTCATTTTAATCTTTCACTTTTGTGGACATTGCTCTAGAGCAACAGTTCCACAGTTAAACAAGATCTGTGGGTCTCTCTGATTTACCTGCTGGGTGTGAGTTTGGATCTGTCGGGCCAACTCTTTggctctttcctcctcctcctcaagtCTCTCCATCAGTccattcttctcctcctccagtgcTCGCACCCTGGTGGCCAGGGCCATCTTCTGACGAGTTTCAtcctgcagcagctcctgagagagagagagagaaaaaacatgtgTGAAAGTCAGTGTATGAGTCATGTATGAGGATGTCCTTAACTCAACAAGACATATTCCTGATGCCTGTTTTCCTTTCAGTTTTTTACCTTTGTATCATGCAGCTGATTCTCCAGGCTGTTGACCTCTTTCGAGAGACGAAGAGATTTGGTGTCAATGGAGGACAAATTGCCAGTGAGAGACTCAATCTCAcactgaaagagaaagaaaaaaatcatgtaTCAACGGAAAAAAAGAGTGACTCCTTCACAGCAATACAGAAATCTAAACCTATCGATAAGTTATGGTTCAAAATCAGCTCCTTTGTATTCTTTTGCACCTGCAGCTTGTGCATTcgttcctctctctcctccttctctctgtcagCTTGTGTCAGACGGGCGCCAAGCTCCTGCAGCTGACCCTCAGCCCTCTTGCGACCTCGCTCGCTCTCTGTGCGGCCCGTTTGAAGACTCTTGAGCTCAGCAGTCAAATTCtgcgtctcctcctccatcagtgCCTTTGACTTCTCCAGAGACTGACGTGCCTgaaagacaacagcaacaacacaaggTGAGTCAGTGTTAATGCATGTACTGTAAGTGTTTCTGGGCACAAGTGTGTGATTCTCCTACCCTCTTGCTGTTGTCAAGCTGCTCCTGGAGGTTGTCTATGGCAGCACTGTGTTTGATTCTGAGCTCTGACAGCTGGGCCTCATGGCGGCGAGTCTCCTCTTCAACACGTCGCTGGAGATCACCTAACTCTGTCTCTCGACGAGACCTATAGAGATTTAAGAGGAGTAAGTCtgaccattttttttcctttttcagacTTGATCTGACAACAAACGCAAAATATGaccatttgaatttgaatttttgaCATTTATCATTTACCTTAGCTCCTGCTGGGCAGCTGTGGTGTCTAAAGTGTCTTCCAACTCAGTTCGTAAAGCCTCCAACTCCTCCCCCAGGTCACGTCTCTGCTTCTCCGCCCTTTCCCTCATCCCTCGCTCGTTGTCCACTTCCTCCTTTAGCTCAGACACCTGGGACATGGCCTCCCTCAGTGATCTCTGAGCTTCAGCACGATGAGCACCCTCTTCCTCCAACCTGACAGAAGCACAGATTGAGAAAAGAAATCAGATAGTGTTAGGGGAAATCTTAAAAAAACTGCAATTTTGTATGTTATTATGTCTAGTTTAGGTCCTTCTGTATCTCACCTGGCCTGTAAGGTGgtgatttctttttccttctgaGACAGACTGCCCCGTAGCTCAGCAGTCAGCATGCCAAGGTCTGACAGCTGCTCCTGGGTGTCAACCGACTCGGTCTCCATTCTCCTCTTCCACTTCTCCTGCTCCAAGCGACCCTGCTCTTCGCGCTTTAGACGTTCTGCACACAGTGATGAAGTGACTTACGATCAGATCACAGCCTTTCAAGTTAGATATAGTTACAGGAATTCAAATGATAAATACACAATATGACATATTACTTGCTttctatatttcatatttcactcTTACTTGCGTGCTGCAAGATAATATACATAAAACCTGGCAGGGTGATCTTGCACCTCAAAAAGACAACAGAGAAGACGCAATTACTTATAGCTTAAAGAGTGTAGATATAGGCAACTggactcaagcaagtccagttgcctataTCTACACTCCTGAAGATAtagtgacttaaatgactgacAACCTTCACAAACAGTTAGTTGTAGATTTACCACTAGCCTGACATTGGGACAGTTACCCTCTAAGTCAGCAATGACAgcatcctgtttgtttttgagctTGTTCAGACTTTTggttttctcctcttcctcagttaGCTGGTCGGTGACCTCACTCAGACGCTCCTCCAACTGTTTCTTCTCCTGCTCAAaaagatattatatatatggaGTTAAGAAACAGAAAAATTAATATGTTATCAGAGACTGTTGTGATAAAGCAATGTTCAGTCCACCTTGCTGAATCGGTCTCTATGCTCCACTGCAGTCAGCAGGTCGGTTTCCAGACTCTTCACTTTAGTCTCCAGGGTAACTTTCtccagcaggaggcgctgtCGGGcactttcttcctcctctaACTGCTCCTCCAGGTCCTGAGTGATGTAATTAGCATATCAGGACAGGGGCAGACTATGACAGCAAAATATTGTCACTTCATTGTTGTATAAATAGGCAACttatgcataaaataaaatattcatacaGACCTGAACATTCTGctgcatcttcttcttctcattggTTAGCTGCAcacccctctcctcctcctcttccaatCGAGCCTCTAGCTCACCTAGCACTTCCTCCAGTTCCTGTTTCCGATTGGCCAGCTTGGCTCTCATGTCCTCCGCCTCTGCAAACAGCTCTGCCTCTGCCTGCAGCTGGTCAGCCAGCACTGTCTTCTCCTCAATCAGCTAGAACATGACggaaagaggaggcagaggagtgaTAAGTTATCAGCTGTTTCACAGCAAAGTCAGAGCAAATGGAATTCAGTGTTGATGGAACATGGACGGAGATCCCTCAGAACAAAATGGAAGCTGGTTTACCTGAGCATATTTCTTATCCAGCTCGGTGTAGTCCTGCTCCACTCGGGTTAGCGTGTCCTTCGCCTTCAGGATTTCAGCTTCCCTTACCTGGATCTCCTCATCCTGCCGGGTCACCTGCAGCAGGGGCTTCACCTGGATGAACCACAACAAGCATTAAACAGAGATTGATGTAAAACATTCACCATTACATTCACATTCATGGTTTCATTTCATGAAGTGGGGTACTGTAATTTTTCATTCCCATTGCcatgtttatttcaaacatatgGTTTCATATTACATGTTTCTAAAACCAAATACTTCAGCTATCAGTTTTGTCCAATGTTAGCTGGGGTCTGCATCTGTCATTCTATATTACTTATAacattatttctatatttttactGTCAATCATACAATCATTAAACTCTGATTAAACTAACTAAGATAATAAAATAGAGCAATAAAATCAACAGTGTTGGAGATATGTGCAATGtaaatttcatttatatttccTGTATATGTCGACGGTACCTTAGTAAACAGACGCCACCACTGCCAGTTCCTGAGTTTGAGGTAAGCAGCACAGTTCCTCTGCATCACTCTCAGAgcactcagctgctgctgcttcttcaaaAAGGCTCTGAGAAGTAAAACAATAATCACAAGAAcacaacaaaatcaataaaaaacatttgtagGTAGCCTGGAATaaagtctgtctgtcactggggacaacaacaaatgtgtttttaatgcttaTTTTTACTGCTGCATTATGTAGTACAATTATAGTTTTTAACTATAATAATCAAGGTAATAAATCACCTAAATCAATTaatattacagtttttaaaaGACCTCAGACTTGTTAGGCTTCACTGTAAAAAGtacaactttattatttatgcCATTTGCGGGTTTCCATAAGCTGTGCCAAAGACCTGTCTATGCTGCTACAGTTCCTGAGTCACTGATAGAAGctgataaataattaaatattaatgctCCTTGAAGAGTGAAACACTAACTCTACATGAACCGCATTAAGCAAGCGCTTGTGCAAGAGAAACCCCAACAATGTTTGCCTTCTCTTCTCCCTGAGTGATGTTAACTGGCTCAGGACATAAGTTGTTTctaaaagacttttttttcatatttgttcaataaccatcaataaataaaagtgtctggaaaaaggaaaaacatccaTTGTAGTGGGAAAGGTTGTTGTAAGACAACACAATGATTGAAGCCAAGAGGAGGCGCTGTGAGAACGGTTTTGTTGATACGGACTACATCATATCTTAATCACCTGTAAGAAAACACTCAACTTTATCATATCATCACAGGTAGGCAGGTTAGCTAGTGACAGTGAGAGCCAGACACTTGACACTGgacatttgatattttttttttcccagagaaCTTTATTGATGGCCTGAGGAGGATTTCAACAAGAACAGAGttgttttcagcagcagtgctgttgtGCCGTGTTAATGAGGATGCCACAAGAGAGCAGCCCATATTTGTTCAAGTCAAAATAATTTCATTATCGACTGTTCATTATGTATCTCAATTTGCAAATGAGGGCACTCACTTGTGCAAGTTATGAGTGACAATCATTAGTGatattaataatttaaacttGTAGCAGTGTTGCTCAATAATCTTTGAAACTGTGTTGTGAAAATGTAGGGCAAAtacaaaaaagtataaaaaataataatagtttcgAAACCAATTATGGACTACAACTATAACATTatcaacacaacaaaagcacttaacTGCTGAAAAAAGAATCAATACGTATATCATGTAAAATACCTCACAGGAGCTTACACACCAAAGAAACATACCTCTAATGatctgttaatatttattttgtggtaCACTCTTACTTGCGTGCTAGGTAGCCTCTGGAAGTGCTCTGGAAGCGTATGATGGTGTCAGTGATCTttaggtctctctcctcctcaagGTGACCCAGGACTCCAGCTCTGAAGAATACTTTACTCTGACCAACTCTGTATAGGTTGTGGTCCAGCTCCAGAGCCCTGATCTGAACAAGGACACAGATGGTCAGCACACAGTGCATCTACCACTATGCTGTCTGATAAGAGCTACCAAAAAATGACTTACCATGAGTTCGGATGCCTGTTTGCCATCCATGAAGGTGCGAGGAATAGCATTAGGAGTCAGGATCTCATATCTGAAAGACAAGTGTGATTCTGTAAGTAATTGAGACTGAGGATGTGTAAAACAGGTCATTTACAGGTGCCAGAGAAAGTGCTTAAAGAAAACAagtagtgtgtgagagagagaacggCAGGCACAGATGGTTATGAAAGGCACTGTACTAGTAGTAAAGGTAGAATTACATCCTCGTCATTGCATACCACCACTTAACAACTGAGTTGCACTTTATATACacattcactgtgtttctttaattttgcCTATTTATGGAAATGTTTCCTCAGAGTTGAAGGTCTAATGGTAGAGGATGTTCTTTGTTGTAGAGATTGTGAAAACCCTAGAGGCATATATGTGATTTGTGATATAGGGatgtatgtaaataaaagtgactgTTACTTAACTTTGTTAAGCTTATTAGTTTTTACGGTGAAATCCCATGTACATGTTCACATACATAATAAAACTGATAGCAAGACAGTATGGAGCTAATTCTATAACACGGATGTCTTCAGAAGATCTAAATTTCAAGATGGAAACCAAGATTATATTCAGCAAGTCAGTCTCTgatgcatgcacacatgtgcacataccTCTGCCTGAACTCCTGGAATGGGATGCGGTTAGGGAAGCCTTGTCTGCAGATACGAATCCCCTCCAGAACACCATTACATCTAAGCTGGTCCAAAACCAAATTGGGAGACAGTTTACCAGCCTGGGAGAGaagggaaaaacagaaacatttagaCATTCTTGTAGTTTACAGGTTTCTATCCATTCTCCCTCTTATCCAGCTCCACAGTCTCACCTTCTTCTCATGGTTGGGGATGATGCAGCGGAGGAAGTTGGGGTTGGTGTTCCTCAGAGTAGCCATCAGCTTGGTGAGAGACTCCTTGTAAAGCTGACTAACTGTCCTAAACATTCCCTTCTTGGTCTTTAGTCCTCCACCTCCGAATGTGACCGGCCCACTGCTCTCCCCTGTCGACACCTGGTCCATACCCACAATCCTGTCCACTggataaatgaaaacacatagAGTTATGAT
The sequence above is a segment of the Solea solea chromosome 13, fSolSol10.1, whole genome shotgun sequence genome. Coding sequences within it:
- the myh14 gene encoding myosin-10 isoform X7 yields the protein MSRPTGGGVNDITRYLTSGVAPGSPNAKSTISAASQADWAAKRLVWVPSEKQGFESASIREERGDEVEVELTDSQRKLTLSREEVQRMNPPRFSKVEDMADLTCLNEASVLHNLRERYYSGLIYTYSGLFCVVVNPYKNLPIYTESIVEMYRGKKRHEMPPHIYAISEAAYRSMLQDREDQAILCTGESGAGKTENTKKVIQYLAHVASSHKGGTPGRSKEAMQGELERQLLQANPILEAFGNAKTVKNDNSSRFGKFIRINFDVAGYIVGANIETYLLEKSRATRQAKDERTFHIFYQFLCGASEQTRADLLLGTADDYRFLSGGSIPVPGQSDSENFTQTMDSMAIMGFNPEESVSMLKVISSVLQLGNITFMKEKNHDQASMPDNTAAQKLCHLLGINVLEFTRAILTPRIKVGREYVQKAQTKEQADFAVEALAKATYERLFRWLVHRVNRALDRRQRQGASFIGILDIAGFEIFQLNSFEQLCINYTNEKLQQLFNHTMFILEQEEYQREGIEWNFIDFGLDLQPCIDLIEKPTHPPGVLALLDEECWFPRATDRSFVEKVSAEQGTHPKFFKSKQPRGEADFSIIHYAGKVDYKADQWLVKNMDPLNDNVASLLHQSSDHFVSELWKEVDRIVGMDQVSTGESSGPVTFGGGGLKTKKGMFRTVSQLYKESLTKLMATLRNTNPNFLRCIIPNHEKKAGKLSPNLVLDQLRCNGVLEGIRICRQGFPNRIPFQEFRQRYEILTPNAIPRTFMDGKQASELMIRALELDHNLYRVGQSKVFFRAGVLGHLEEERDLKITDTIIRFQSTSRGYLARKAFLKKQQQLSALRVMQRNCAAYLKLRNWQWWRLFTKVKPLLQVTRQDEEIQVREAEILKAKDTLTRVEQDYTELDKKYAQLIEEKTVLADQLQAEAELFAEAEDMRAKLANRKQELEEVLGELEARLEEEEERGVQLTNEKKKMQQNVQDLEEQLEEEESARQRLLLEKVTLETKVKSLETDLLTAVEHRDRFSKEKKQLEERLSEVTDQLTEEEEKTKSLNKLKNKQDAVIADLEERLKREEQGRLEQEKWKRRMETESVDTQEQLSDLGMLTAELRGSLSQKEKEITTLQARLEEEGAHRAEAQRSLREAMSQVSELKEEVDNERGMRERAEKQRRDLGEELEALRTELEDTLDTTAAQQELRSRRETELGDLQRRVEEETRRHEAQLSELRIKHSAAIDNLQEQLDNSKRARQSLEKSKALMEEETQNLTAELKSLQTGRTESERGRKRAEGQLQELGARLTQADREKEEREERMHKLQCEIESLTGNLSSIDTKSLRLSKEVNSLENQLHDTKELLQDETRQKMALATRVRALEEEKNGLMERLEEEEERAKELARQIQTHTQQLSEVRKQSEEVTTAVEAGEEMRRKLQRELDSAIQREQQKEEEKERVERQRERLREEIEDMTLALQRERQNCMALEKRQKKFDQCLAEEKSVSARLAEEKDRAEADNREKETRHLALSRALQEVQDQKEELERANKQLRAEMEQLVNQQDDVGKNVHELERTRRSLETEVQSLRVQTQELDEELGEAENSRLRLEVTLQALKAQFEREIGNSEEKGEEKRRALSKQVRELEIQLEEEKSQRSQAVSSRKQLEAELEEAQAQVDTSSRGKEEAMKQLRRLQGQMKEVLRELDESKLTREEVVSQSKDSDKKIQSLEAEVLQLTEELAVSERQKRQAQQERDELADEMVNSSTGKTAMSEEKRRLDARVSQLEEELEEEQTNSELLAERQRKMTLQVETLTVQLQGERTLAQKAEAARDHLEKQNKELKARLGEMEGAVRGKHRLSVAALEAKIESMEEQLEQERQERAIANKLVRKTEKKLKEVMMQAEDERRHADQYREQLDKSMVRLKQLKRQLEEVEEENSRSNAQKRKLQRELEEITDNSQTMMREISSLRNQLSIPEWRPDKRVPLPLALRGRRALVDDFSLENSDSEDPPASPTPSSGLPGTLTPSSDHSLDPPPPYSVNNTE
- the myh14 gene encoding myosin-10 isoform X6; its protein translation is MSRPTGGGVNDITRYLTSGVAPGSPNAKSTISAASQADWAAKRLVWVPSEKQGFESASIREERGDEVEVELTDSQRKLTLSREEVQRMNPPRFSKVEDMADLTCLNEASVLHNLRERYYSGLIYTYSGLFCVVVNPYKNLPIYTESIVEMYRGKKRHEMPPHIYAISEAAYRSMLQDREDQAILCTGESGAGKTENTKKVIQYLAHVASSHKGGTPGRSKEAMQSLQYGELERQLLQANPILEAFGNAKTVKNDNSSRFGKFIRINFDVAGYIVGANIETYLLEKSRATRQAKDERTFHIFYQFLCGASEQTRADLLLGTADDYRFLSGGSIPVPGQSDSENFTQTMDSMAIMGFNPEESVSMLKVISSVLQLGNITFMKEKNHDQASMPDNTAAQKLCHLLGINVLEFTRAILTPRIKVGREYVQKAQTKEQADFAVEALAKATYERLFRWLVHRVNRALDRRQRQGASFIGILDIAGFEIFQLNSFEQLCINYTNEKLQQLFNHTMFILEQEEYQREGIEWNFIDFGLDLQPCIDLIEKPTHPPGVLALLDEECWFPRATDRSFVEKVSAEQGTHPKFFKSKQPRGEADFSIIHYAGKVDYKADQWLVKNMDPLNDNVASLLHQSSDHFVSELWKEVDRIVGMDQVSTGESSGPVTFGGGGLKTKKGMFRTVSQLYKESLTKLMATLRNTNPNFLRCIIPNHEKKAGKLSPNLVLDQLRCNGVLEGIRICRQGFPNRIPFQEFRQRYEILTPNAIPRTFMDGKQASELMIRALELDHNLYRVGQSKVFFRAGVLGHLEEERDLKITDTIIRFQSTSRGYLARKAFLKKQQQLSALRVMQRNCAAYLKLRNWQWWRLFTKVKPLLQVTRQDEEIQVREAEILKAKDTLTRVEQDYTELDKKYAQLIEEKTVLADQLQAEAELFAEAEDMRAKLANRKQELEEVLGELEARLEEEEERGVQLTNEKKKMQQNVQDLEEQLEEEESARQRLLLEKVTLETKVKSLETDLLTAVEHRDRFSKEKKQLEERLSEVTDQLTEEEEKTKSLNKLKNKQDAVIADLEERLKREEQGRLEQEKWKRRMETESVDTQEQLSDLGMLTAELRGSLSQKEKEITTLQARLEEEGAHRAEAQRSLREAMSQVSELKEEVDNERGMRERAEKQRRDLGEELEALRTELEDTLDTTAAQQELRSRRETELGDLQRRVEEETRRHEAQLSELRIKHSAAIDNLQEQLDNSKRARQSLEKSKALMEEETQNLTAELKSLQTGRTESERGRKRAEGQLQELGARLTQADREKEEREERMHKLQCEIESLTGNLSSIDTKSLRLSKEVNSLENQLHDTKELLQDETRQKMALATRVRALEEEKNGLMERLEEEEERAKELARQIQTHTQQLSEVRKQSEEVTTAVEAGEEMRRKLQRELDSAIQREQQKEEEKERVERQRERLREEIEDMTLALQRERQNCMALEKRQKKFDQCLAEEKSVSARLAEEKDRAEADNREKETRHLALSRALQEVQDQKEELERANKQLRAEMEQLVNQQDDVGKNVHELERTRRSLETEVQSLRVQTQELDEELGEAENSRLRLEVTLQALKAQFEREIGNSEEKGEEKRRALSKQVRELEIQLEEEKSQRSQAVSSRKQLEAELEEAQAQVDTSSRGKEEAMKQLRRLQGQMKEVLRELDESKLTREEVVSQSKDSDKKIQSLEAEVLQLTEELAVSERQKRQAQQERDELADEMVNSSTGKTAMSEEKRRLDARVSQLEEELEEEQTNSELLAERQRKMTLQVETLTVQLQGERTLAQKAEAARDHLEKQNKELKARLGEMEGAVRGKHRLSVAALEAKIESMEEQLEQERQERAIANKLVRKTEKKLKEVMMQAEDERRHADQYREQLDKSMVRLKQLKRQLEEVEEENSRSNAQKRKLQRELEEITDNSQTMMREISSLRNQLSIPEWRPDKRVPLPLALRGRRALVDDFSLENSDSEDPPASPTPSSGLPGTLTPSSDHSLDPPPPYSVNNTE